In the Larus michahellis chromosome 6, bLarMic1.1, whole genome shotgun sequence genome, one interval contains:
- the LOC141744916 gene encoding zona pellucida sperm-binding protein 4-like isoform X4, producing the protein MGVAGQSRAAFGAVLFWGFLGPLVWVVGAQGSVFSDPTLLVCGQESLQFTLPPGWEGNASFVLTTWDTEGEAHVLQNDSECGLLVSGTPDGSRKVLVSYTGCYVFEWDGNYLMLVGLEGTDDAGQKVLHEEKLLRCPVDLPALDAPSSGVCSAVLSQDRLLCASLPISQGDCEERGCCYDPRDRVKPCYFGNTGDKKYLRK; encoded by the exons ATGGGTGTTGCAGGGCAGTCTAGGGCTGCATTTGGAGCTGTGCTCTTCTGGGGCTTTCTTGGTCCCCTTGTTTGGGTTGTGGGGGCTCAGGGTAGTGTTTTTTCTGATCCCACCCTGCTGgtttgtggccaagaaagcctgCAGTTCACCTTAcctccaggctgggaagggaacgCTTCCTTTGTGCTGACTACTTGGG ATACCGAGGGGGAGGCACACGTTCTGCAGAATGACTCTGAGTGTGGGCTCTTGGTATCTGGGACTCCAGATGGCTCCAGGAAAGTATTGGTCTCCTATACTGGCTGTTATGTCTTTGAATGG GATGGCAATTACCTCATGCTGGTTGGGCTTGAAGGAACAGACGATGCTGGACAAAAGGTTCTTCATGAAGAGAAGCTGCTCAGGTGCCCTGTGGACCTTCCTG CCCTGGATGCTCCAAGCAGTGGTGTCTGTTCTGCTGTCCTCAGCCAAGACCGGCTGCTGTGTGCCTCCTTGCCTATCAGCCAGGGAGACTGTGAAGAGCGAGGCTGCTGCTATGACCCTAGGGACAGGGTGAAGCCTTGTTACTTTGGTAACACAG GGGACAAGAAATACCTACGTAAATGA
- the LOC141744916 gene encoding zona pellucida sperm-binding protein 4-like isoform X3 yields MGVAGQSRAAFGAVLFWGFLGPLVWVVGAQGSVFSDPTLLVCGQESLQFTLPPGWEGNASFVLTTWDTEGEAHVLQNDSECGLLVSGTPDGSRKVLVSYTGCYVFEWDGNYLMLVGLEGTDDAGQKVLHEEKLLRCPVDLPALDAPSSGVCSAVLSQDRLLCASLPISQGDCEERGCCYDPRDRVKPCYFGNTVLTRSPSTL; encoded by the exons ATGGGTGTTGCAGGGCAGTCTAGGGCTGCATTTGGAGCTGTGCTCTTCTGGGGCTTTCTTGGTCCCCTTGTTTGGGTTGTGGGGGCTCAGGGTAGTGTTTTTTCTGATCCCACCCTGCTGgtttgtggccaagaaagcctgCAGTTCACCTTAcctccaggctgggaagggaacgCTTCCTTTGTGCTGACTACTTGGG ATACCGAGGGGGAGGCACACGTTCTGCAGAATGACTCTGAGTGTGGGCTCTTGGTATCTGGGACTCCAGATGGCTCCAGGAAAGTATTGGTCTCCTATACTGGCTGTTATGTCTTTGAATGG GATGGCAATTACCTCATGCTGGTTGGGCTTGAAGGAACAGACGATGCTGGACAAAAGGTTCTTCATGAAGAGAAGCTGCTCAGGTGCCCTGTGGACCTTCCTG CCCTGGATGCTCCAAGCAGTGGTGTCTGTTCTGCTGTCCTCAGCCAAGACCGGCTGCTGTGTGCCTCCTTGCCTATCAGCCAGGGAGACTGTGAAGAGCGAGGCTGCTGCTATGACCCTAGGGACAGGGTGAAGCCTTGTTACTTTGGTAACACAG TACTCACAAGGTCTCCGAGTACCTTGTGA
- the LOC141744916 gene encoding zona pellucida sperm-binding protein 4-like isoform X1, whose product MGVAGQSRAAFGAVLFWGFLGPLVWVVGAQGSVFSDPTLLVCGQESLQFTLPPGWEGNASFVLTTWDTEGEAHVLQNDSECGLLVSGTPDGSRKVLVSYTGCYVFEWDGNYLMLVGLEGTDDAGQKVLHEEKLLRCPVDLPALDAPSSGVCSAVLSQDRLLCASLPISQGDCEERGCCYDPRDRVKPCYFGNTGSQPPLGIRLLQRGVFHRLQVDMCSTMNLHGLQGRQPASPWSSPRAAGESLLQRLEHLLPSFFTDLGICRAVSLTYSHSSLQLQLLGCFFPPFLNMLSQRCYHRH is encoded by the exons ATGGGTGTTGCAGGGCAGTCTAGGGCTGCATTTGGAGCTGTGCTCTTCTGGGGCTTTCTTGGTCCCCTTGTTTGGGTTGTGGGGGCTCAGGGTAGTGTTTTTTCTGATCCCACCCTGCTGgtttgtggccaagaaagcctgCAGTTCACCTTAcctccaggctgggaagggaacgCTTCCTTTGTGCTGACTACTTGGG ATACCGAGGGGGAGGCACACGTTCTGCAGAATGACTCTGAGTGTGGGCTCTTGGTATCTGGGACTCCAGATGGCTCCAGGAAAGTATTGGTCTCCTATACTGGCTGTTATGTCTTTGAATGG GATGGCAATTACCTCATGCTGGTTGGGCTTGAAGGAACAGACGATGCTGGACAAAAGGTTCTTCATGAAGAGAAGCTGCTCAGGTGCCCTGTGGACCTTCCTG CCCTGGATGCTCCAAGCAGTGGTGTCTGTTCTGCTGTCCTCAGCCAAGACCGGCTGCTGTGTGCCTCCTTGCCTATCAGCCAGGGAGACTGTGAAGAGCGAGGCTGCTGCTATGACCCTAGGGACAGGGTGAAGCCTTGTTACTTTGGTAACACAG ggtcacagcctcctttgggcatccgcctgctccagcgtggggtcttccacaggctgcaggtggatatgtgCTCCACCATGAACCTCCATGGTCTGCAAGGgcgacagcctgcctcaccatggtcttcaccacgggctgcaggggaatccctgctacagcgcctggagcacctcctcccctccttcttcactgaccttggcatctgcagagctgtttctctcacatattctcactcctctctccagctgcagttgctgggctgtttttttccccccttcttaaatatgttatcccagaggtgctaccaccgtcactga
- the LOC141744916 gene encoding zona pellucida sperm-binding protein 4-like isoform X2: protein MGVAGQSRAAFGAVLFWGFLGPLVWVVGAQGSVFSDPTLLVCGQESLQFTLPPGWEGNASFVLTTWDTEGEAHVLQNDSECGLLVSGTPDGSRKVLVSYTGCYVFEWDGNYLMLVGLEGTDDAGQKVLHEEKLLRCPVDLPALDAPSSGVCSAVLSQDRLLCASLPISQGDCEERGCCYDPRDRVKPCYFGNTGMRTGSPGGW from the exons ATGGGTGTTGCAGGGCAGTCTAGGGCTGCATTTGGAGCTGTGCTCTTCTGGGGCTTTCTTGGTCCCCTTGTTTGGGTTGTGGGGGCTCAGGGTAGTGTTTTTTCTGATCCCACCCTGCTGgtttgtggccaagaaagcctgCAGTTCACCTTAcctccaggctgggaagggaacgCTTCCTTTGTGCTGACTACTTGGG ATACCGAGGGGGAGGCACACGTTCTGCAGAATGACTCTGAGTGTGGGCTCTTGGTATCTGGGACTCCAGATGGCTCCAGGAAAGTATTGGTCTCCTATACTGGCTGTTATGTCTTTGAATGG GATGGCAATTACCTCATGCTGGTTGGGCTTGAAGGAACAGACGATGCTGGACAAAAGGTTCTTCATGAAGAGAAGCTGCTCAGGTGCCCTGTGGACCTTCCTG CCCTGGATGCTCCAAGCAGTGGTGTCTGTTCTGCTGTCCTCAGCCAAGACCGGCTGCTGTGTGCCTCCTTGCCTATCAGCCAGGGAGACTGTGAAGAGCGAGGCTGCTGCTATGACCCTAGGGACAGGGTGAAGCCTTGTTACTTTGGTAACACAG
- the LOC141744916 gene encoding zona pellucida sperm-binding protein 4-like isoform X5, whose protein sequence is MGVAGQSRAAFGAVLFWGFLGPLVWVVGAQGSVFSDPTLLVCGQESLQFTLPPGWEGNASFVLTTWDTEGEAHVLQNDSECGLLVSGTPDGSRKVLVSYTGCYVFEWDGNYLMLVGLEGTDDAGQKVLHEEKLLRCPVDLPALDAPSSGVCSAVLSQDRLLCASLPISQGDCEERGCCYDPRDRVKPCYFGNTDG, encoded by the exons ATGGGTGTTGCAGGGCAGTCTAGGGCTGCATTTGGAGCTGTGCTCTTCTGGGGCTTTCTTGGTCCCCTTGTTTGGGTTGTGGGGGCTCAGGGTAGTGTTTTTTCTGATCCCACCCTGCTGgtttgtggccaagaaagcctgCAGTTCACCTTAcctccaggctgggaagggaacgCTTCCTTTGTGCTGACTACTTGGG ATACCGAGGGGGAGGCACACGTTCTGCAGAATGACTCTGAGTGTGGGCTCTTGGTATCTGGGACTCCAGATGGCTCCAGGAAAGTATTGGTCTCCTATACTGGCTGTTATGTCTTTGAATGG GATGGCAATTACCTCATGCTGGTTGGGCTTGAAGGAACAGACGATGCTGGACAAAAGGTTCTTCATGAAGAGAAGCTGCTCAGGTGCCCTGTGGACCTTCCTG CCCTGGATGCTCCAAGCAGTGGTGTCTGTTCTGCTGTCCTCAGCCAAGACCGGCTGCTGTGTGCCTCCTTGCCTATCAGCCAGGGAGACTGTGAAGAGCGAGGCTGCTGCTATGACCCTAGGGACAGGGTGAAGCCTTGTTACTTTGGTAACACAG